Proteins encoded within one genomic window of Sphingomonas sp. KRR8:
- a CDS encoding amidohydrolase family protein — MIGKYFVLDAVTHAYNHLPSNWVDPVLGHAMVELAYHLAADPPNPRYAMTREQYLIDWQIDDVANFLFKESDTDVAVMHPLAIASFKDGYSSVEKAAEALEKYPTRFIGAYACVDPLKGEQAVQSIAEQVDMLKPLGLKLYPTSYDGTGPVSWRMDDPKLIYPLYEAAQKHGLKHVAVHKAVPIGPFAVGNAYNPSDIENAATDFPDLNFEIVHGGLAFMEETAWLLARFGNIAVNMEIQNVIIERRPRAFAEILLGLCRIGGSDMLQRMFWGSGGTLCHPQPALEALCDFEFPEDLLESGGLFKPLRQITEDDKRGLFAENFARLHGLDLDRYRKGVADDQFARAPGQPPADPLTTLSFIDPNQAQAEGSTIYA, encoded by the coding sequence ATGATCGGCAAGTATTTCGTGCTCGACGCCGTGACGCACGCCTACAACCATCTGCCATCCAACTGGGTCGATCCGGTGCTCGGCCACGCCATGGTCGAGCTGGCGTACCATCTGGCGGCCGATCCGCCCAACCCGCGCTATGCCATGACCCGCGAGCAATATCTGATCGACTGGCAGATCGATGATGTCGCGAACTTCCTTTTCAAGGAGAGCGACACCGACGTTGCGGTGATGCATCCGCTGGCGATCGCCTCGTTCAAGGACGGCTACTCGTCGGTCGAGAAGGCGGCGGAAGCCCTCGAGAAATATCCGACGCGCTTTATCGGCGCCTACGCCTGTGTCGATCCGCTGAAGGGCGAGCAGGCAGTGCAGTCGATCGCCGAACAGGTCGACATGCTCAAACCCCTGGGCCTCAAGCTTTACCCGACCAGCTACGATGGCACCGGCCCGGTCAGCTGGAGGATGGACGATCCCAAGCTGATCTACCCGCTTTACGAGGCGGCGCAGAAACACGGGCTTAAGCATGTCGCCGTCCACAAGGCCGTTCCGATCGGGCCGTTTGCCGTGGGCAATGCCTACAACCCCAGCGACATCGAGAATGCGGCCACCGACTTCCCCGATTTAAACTTCGAAATCGTCCATGGCGGCCTGGCCTTCATGGAAGAGACTGCTTGGCTGCTGGCCCGGTTCGGGAACATCGCCGTCAATATGGAAATCCAAAACGTCATCATCGAACGGCGCCCGCGCGCGTTCGCCGAGATCCTGCTTGGTCTTTGTCGCATCGGCGGCAGCGACATGCTGCAAAGGATGTTCTGGGGTTCGGGTGGAACGCTGTGCCATCCTCAGCCGGCGCTCGAAGCCTTGTGTGACTTCGAATTTCCCGAAGACCTTCTGGAAAGCGGCGGTCTTTTCAAGCCGCTACGGCAGATCACCGAGGACGACAAACGCGGCCTTTTCGCGGAAAACTTCGCCCGGCTTCATGGCCTCGACCTCGATCGCTATCGCAAGGGCGTCGCCGACGATCAGTTCGCCCGCGCGCCGGGGCAGCCTCCGGCCGATCCGCTCACGACCCTGTCGTTCATCGACCCGAACCAGGCCCAGGCGGAGGGGAGCACCATCTATGCCTGA
- a CDS encoding TonB-dependent receptor, which yields MMALLRASASGFAMAVAFAASPLSAQVAPGGGANGALPKVETENSVGADIVVTARKRNETLIDVPVAVSVVTPTELNRNLATDLSKIGETTPTVIVGAYKSNGGGSIAIRGISSPANQAGFEQAVSVAIDGVQTSDGRIAQLGFFDIGQVEILKGPQALFFGKNSPAGVISLKTADPASRLTVEARASYEFVGDELTTDAAISGPIAPNLGARLAIRYRHLDGWLRNTARPIANPFNTAAGAPVGASQLPGASDPRPGDQDLLARFTLKGELAPNFTVRVKLFGARSKDSGPGVATQNIGPCSGPFPRMYGIADPNADCVADNRTTIGDLPDAIARTMLGGQNGGAPYGRLHAYTAALDLDWDMGAGSLNSLTGYNFIRYKFLSGLDQTSYSQLAFFNDQNNEAFSQELRYTSKFDGPFNLVLGAYYQKTTLEDHNDTKLRDSNYNAASGRFVTYEDLGHQHGNTMSVFGQALFDIAPTLQLAGGARWTHERKRFDKRNLYGVGTFNTLATVYPGSDQVGVLKGRFSDSNVSPEVTLTWHPEANRTIYAAYKTGFKSGGFGVTNPLQTSTRIGDVDFDSETASGFEFGAKGLFLRNHLRVGITAFAYKFKNLQVNTYDASRVAYTINNAGAVRQRGIEAEANYRVDNALTLHGAVAYVHNRFRDFVGQCYGFTIPAGTVQSAVTLPPNCSFRFPGTANLTLQQDFNGRAPARSPDWAGNAGFEYEVPVGSYKLGLTGDGFYSDGYYAAETMAPSTYQRAFWRFNASVRVATRDDRYSLALVGRNLTNKYYLLYGADRTGGTSVPLTIGEQRGVIARGREIALQASAKF from the coding sequence ATGATGGCTCTTCTGAGGGCATCTGCGAGTGGGTTCGCGATGGCGGTCGCGTTTGCCGCGTCGCCATTATCTGCGCAGGTCGCACCCGGCGGGGGAGCGAACGGGGCGCTCCCGAAAGTCGAAACTGAAAATTCGGTCGGCGCCGACATCGTTGTCACCGCACGCAAGCGCAACGAGACACTGATCGACGTTCCCGTGGCGGTTTCCGTCGTCACCCCCACCGAGCTCAACCGCAATCTTGCTACCGACCTCAGCAAGATCGGAGAGACAACGCCGACGGTCATTGTCGGTGCCTACAAGTCCAATGGTGGCGGCTCGATCGCCATTCGCGGGATCAGTTCTCCCGCGAACCAGGCTGGGTTCGAGCAGGCTGTGTCGGTGGCGATCGATGGCGTCCAGACCAGCGATGGCCGAATCGCCCAGCTCGGCTTCTTCGACATTGGCCAGGTCGAAATCCTAAAGGGGCCGCAGGCGTTGTTCTTCGGGAAAAACAGCCCTGCCGGCGTGATTTCTTTGAAAACCGCCGACCCTGCTTCCCGGCTCACCGTAGAGGCCCGCGCGTCGTATGAGTTCGTCGGGGACGAGCTCACGACCGATGCCGCCATCTCCGGTCCGATCGCGCCCAATCTCGGCGCGCGTCTGGCCATTCGCTATCGACATCTTGATGGATGGCTGCGCAACACCGCGCGGCCGATCGCCAATCCGTTTAACACTGCGGCAGGGGCTCCTGTCGGCGCGTCGCAGCTGCCGGGTGCCTCGGACCCGCGGCCCGGCGATCAGGACCTGCTCGCGCGCTTCACCTTGAAGGGTGAGCTTGCGCCAAACTTCACCGTTCGGGTCAAGCTGTTCGGCGCGCGCAGCAAGGACAGCGGCCCGGGCGTCGCCACCCAGAACATCGGGCCCTGCTCGGGACCTTTCCCGCGCATGTATGGGATTGCCGATCCCAACGCCGATTGCGTCGCGGACAACCGCACTACCATCGGCGACCTGCCCGACGCCATAGCGCGAACCATGCTCGGCGGCCAGAACGGCGGCGCGCCCTACGGTCGGCTTCACGCCTATACGGCGGCGCTCGATCTCGACTGGGACATGGGCGCGGGCAGCCTCAACTCGCTGACCGGCTACAACTTCATCCGGTACAAGTTCCTCTCGGGTCTCGACCAGACGAGCTATTCGCAGCTCGCCTTCTTCAACGACCAGAACAACGAGGCATTCTCGCAGGAGCTGCGCTACACGTCCAAGTTCGACGGGCCCTTCAACCTAGTCCTCGGCGCCTACTATCAGAAGACGACGCTCGAGGATCATAACGACACCAAGCTGCGCGACAGCAACTACAACGCCGCGAGCGGGCGGTTCGTCACCTACGAGGACCTCGGCCACCAACATGGCAACACCATGTCGGTCTTCGGCCAGGCCTTGTTCGACATTGCGCCAACGCTGCAGTTGGCGGGCGGCGCCCGCTGGACCCACGAGAGGAAACGCTTCGACAAGCGCAATCTCTACGGGGTTGGCACTTTCAACACGTTGGCAACAGTCTATCCGGGCAGCGATCAGGTCGGGGTTCTGAAAGGACGCTTCAGCGACAGCAACGTGTCGCCGGAAGTCACCCTGACGTGGCACCCGGAAGCAAACCGTACCATCTATGCGGCCTACAAGACGGGCTTCAAATCCGGTGGGTTCGGGGTGACCAACCCGCTCCAGACCAGCACCCGGATCGGCGATGTCGACTTTGATTCCGAGACTGCATCCGGCTTCGAATTTGGGGCCAAAGGCTTGTTCCTGCGCAACCACCTGCGCGTCGGGATCACGGCCTTTGCGTATAAGTTCAAGAATCTGCAGGTGAACACCTACGACGCGAGCCGGGTGGCCTACACCATCAACAATGCCGGCGCCGTCCGCCAGCGCGGCATCGAGGCCGAGGCCAATTACAGGGTCGACAATGCCCTTACCCTGCATGGCGCGGTGGCCTATGTGCACAACCGATTCCGCGACTTCGTCGGCCAGTGCTACGGCTTCACCATCCCGGCGGGGACTGTGCAGTCGGCCGTGACGCTGCCGCCCAATTGCAGCTTCCGCTTTCCCGGCACCGCCAACCTCACGCTACAGCAAGACTTCAATGGCCGGGCGCCCGCGCGTTCACCCGACTGGGCCGGCAATGCGGGCTTCGAATACGAAGTGCCTGTTGGCAGCTATAAGTTGGGCCTGACTGGCGACGGATTCTATTCGGATGGATATTACGCCGCCGAGACAATGGCGCCGTCGACCTACCAGCGGGCGTTCTGGCGGTTTAACGCAAGCGTCCGTGTCGCTACCCGCGACGACCGCTACTCGCTCGCCCTGGTCGGGCGAAACCTCACCAACAAATATTACCTGCTCTATGGAGCCGACCGCACCGGCGGCACCAGCGTGCCGCTCACCATCGGCGAGCAGCGCGGGGTGATCGCGCGTGGTCGCGAGATAGCACTGCAGGCATCCGCGAAGTTCTGA
- a CDS encoding ribonuclease H-like domain-containing protein, with translation MKKTVSIDVETVLDEEAAGHCGFVPGDEFAPWPVHRIVCASAFSVTRSAHDEQYYALESFSRGAMSERGIVMALAAAVDDANVVVTFNGYRFDLPVLLARAMVHEVHVPRLIDLQNRSRVGRHVDLFDQLKRDAAPVSLAHLCAPFAIPVKQDASASVAELAAREDWLALEEYCETDVVGCWLASLFWTKVQEPGFARAEWRSFAAWAAENATEHPSLAAFTTVPRPPRQSYPARGLDDFDF, from the coding sequence GTGAAGAAGACCGTTAGCATCGATGTCGAGACCGTGTTGGACGAGGAGGCCGCTGGGCACTGCGGCTTCGTTCCCGGAGACGAGTTCGCTCCGTGGCCGGTCCACCGGATCGTCTGCGCCAGCGCCTTTTCTGTGACCCGCAGCGCGCATGATGAGCAATACTATGCGCTCGAGAGCTTCTCGCGCGGAGCCATGTCCGAGCGCGGCATTGTCATGGCCCTCGCGGCGGCGGTCGATGACGCCAATGTGGTGGTCACCTTCAACGGCTACCGGTTCGACCTGCCTGTCCTGCTCGCCCGGGCCATGGTTCATGAGGTCCATGTGCCCCGCCTCATCGACCTGCAGAACCGGTCGCGGGTCGGGAGGCATGTCGACCTGTTCGATCAGCTGAAGCGGGACGCGGCGCCGGTGAGCCTCGCCCATCTCTGCGCGCCCTTTGCCATCCCCGTGAAGCAGGATGCGTCCGCCAGCGTTGCCGAACTGGCTGCTCGTGAAGACTGGCTGGCCCTCGAAGAATACTGCGAGACCGATGTGGTGGGCTGCTGGCTCGCCAGTCTCTTCTGGACCAAGGTGCAGGAGCCGGGCTTCGCCCGCGCCGAGTGGCGTTCCTTCGCCGCTTGGGCGGCCGAGAACGCCACCGAACATCCGAGCCTCGCCGCGTTCACGACGGTCCCGCGACCGCCTCGCCAGAGCTACCCGGCGCGTGGGCTCGACGACTTCGACTTCTAG
- a CDS encoding recombinase family protein, with protein sequence MKYQGLRVAAYARSSTDAPHRLTEELRQLASIRAFCATNKMTIVSSAIEGAKNAIGAGDGQRDFDELLNRACSAGRPFDAIVVASASRVARRVGEFESYADRLSAAGVLLIAVHNGAANLQGQEA encoded by the coding sequence ATGAAGTACCAAGGACTTCGCGTTGCCGCTTACGCCCGCTCCAGCACCGACGCGCCGCATCGCCTCACCGAAGAACTGCGGCAGCTGGCTAGTATCCGAGCCTTCTGCGCGACGAACAAGATGACGATCGTGTCCTCCGCCATCGAGGGCGCGAAGAACGCCATCGGAGCGGGCGACGGCCAGCGTGACTTCGATGAGCTGCTCAATCGCGCCTGCTCCGCAGGGCGCCCGTTCGATGCCATCGTGGTCGCTTCGGCTTCCCGCGTCGCCCGCCGCGTTGGCGAGTTCGAGAGCTACGCGGACCGGCTGAGCGCCGCCGGCGTCCTGCTGATCGCGGTCCACAACGGCGCCGCCAACCTCCAGGGCCAGGAGGCTTAA
- a CDS encoding recombinase family protein: MKLRACGYVRVSTDDQAQHGISLPSQISKVEEFCAARGWELVEVLQEPGMSGKDEGRPVFRKMMSLAQSALRPFDVIVVFALSRFARKLSLQTNSFDQLQAVGVGLASVTETFGKGPNGNLMRSMVGAFNQHVSDQSSVNTIRTMNENAAQGFWNGGPIPFGYLSITVERRKDKEKKKLAVQEAEAEVVRQIFRLARYGDGKGPLGARGIAQWLNSRGYTLRGARFKNSNVAGILSRTHYVGYYLDGKKNEFKEPLPEDQWITVPCPAIISEEEFLEVAALRAKRSPRVTPPRVTNGTTLLPATIAKCGQPGCGAGLTVRTGKSGAYHYYCCSARVNEGATACNLPSTQRDELEGAVIGALQERLFAPSRLPVLLSHLLDRSADADKRRRKDLGLARSELTSVSRAITNLMILVERDVSRLDEPEFAERMAHNRARKSVLEADVKALEAQLAKAKVRITKEMIKTFGERMRTALRDGDRQFRSAYVRLFVDQVTVTPEEIVITGSKAALERTLVKVDDPAREPVPIFDREWCRLQDSNL, from the coding sequence GTGAAGCTTCGAGCATGCGGCTACGTGCGGGTCAGCACCGATGATCAGGCCCAGCACGGAATCAGCCTTCCCAGTCAGATCTCGAAGGTCGAGGAGTTCTGCGCGGCTCGGGGCTGGGAGCTGGTCGAGGTGCTGCAGGAGCCCGGCATGTCCGGCAAGGACGAGGGCCGGCCGGTCTTCCGCAAGATGATGAGCCTCGCGCAGAGCGCCCTGCGTCCATTCGACGTGATCGTCGTTTTCGCTCTCAGCCGGTTCGCGCGTAAACTGTCGCTGCAAACGAACTCCTTCGACCAGCTTCAGGCAGTCGGCGTCGGGCTCGCCTCCGTGACAGAGACGTTCGGCAAGGGTCCGAACGGGAACCTGATGCGATCGATGGTCGGCGCCTTCAACCAGCACGTGTCGGACCAGTCGTCGGTCAACACGATCCGGACCATGAACGAGAATGCGGCGCAGGGCTTCTGGAATGGCGGGCCGATCCCCTTCGGCTACCTGTCGATCACGGTCGAGCGGCGGAAGGACAAGGAGAAGAAGAAGCTTGCCGTCCAGGAGGCCGAGGCGGAGGTCGTCCGCCAAATATTTCGTCTCGCCCGCTACGGCGACGGGAAGGGTCCCTTGGGCGCCAGGGGCATTGCTCAGTGGCTCAACTCGCGGGGCTACACGCTGCGTGGCGCCCGATTCAAAAACTCGAACGTGGCCGGCATCCTCAGTCGCACCCATTATGTTGGCTACTACCTCGACGGGAAGAAGAACGAGTTCAAGGAGCCGTTGCCCGAGGACCAGTGGATCACGGTGCCGTGCCCGGCGATCATCAGCGAAGAAGAGTTCCTTGAGGTCGCTGCCCTTCGCGCGAAGCGGTCGCCTAGGGTCACGCCGCCACGGGTGACGAACGGCACCACCTTGCTTCCTGCCACCATCGCCAAGTGTGGTCAGCCGGGATGCGGCGCCGGGTTGACGGTGCGCACCGGCAAGAGCGGCGCCTATCACTACTACTGCTGCAGCGCCCGCGTGAACGAGGGCGCTACCGCGTGCAACCTCCCTTCCACCCAGCGGGATGAACTTGAAGGTGCCGTGATCGGCGCCCTGCAGGAACGGCTCTTCGCTCCTTCAAGGCTCCCCGTGCTTCTTTCCCATCTGCTGGATCGCTCTGCTGATGCTGACAAGCGGCGACGCAAGGATTTGGGGCTGGCGCGCTCTGAACTGACCAGCGTGTCCAGAGCGATCACAAACCTCATGATATTGGTCGAGCGTGACGTCTCCCGCCTTGATGAGCCCGAGTTCGCAGAGCGCATGGCTCACAACCGGGCTCGCAAGAGCGTGCTCGAGGCCGACGTGAAGGCGCTGGAAGCTCAGCTCGCCAAGGCGAAGGTGCGCATTACCAAGGAAATGATCAAGACCTTTGGCGAACGGATGAGAACGGCCCTCCGAGACGGCGATCGTCAATTCCGGTCCGCCTACGTCCGCCTGTTCGTTGACCAGGTGACCGTCACACCTGAGGAGATCGTCATCACCGGAAGCAAGGCAGCGCTCGAACGGACTCTGGTCAAAGTAGACGATCCCGCTCGCGAGCCGGTGCCCATCTTTGACCGGGAGTGGTGCCGCTTACAGGACTCGAACCTGTGA
- a CDS encoding holin family protein — translation MPILEAIVGPIAKLIDKIIPDPQAREQAKLNLLKLEGDQEANTIAQQMQAIIAEAQSPDPWTSRARPSFLYVMYTLVLWAIPMGLISAANPATANAIATGMTSYLRGIPNELYTLFGTGYLGYTAARTWGKVKGAEK, via the coding sequence ATGCCTATTCTCGAAGCCATTGTCGGCCCGATCGCCAAGCTGATCGACAAGATCATTCCCGACCCCCAGGCGCGGGAGCAGGCGAAATTGAACCTGCTGAAACTGGAGGGCGACCAGGAAGCCAACACGATTGCCCAGCAGATGCAGGCGATCATCGCCGAGGCCCAGTCGCCTGATCCCTGGACCAGCCGTGCCCGCCCAAGCTTTCTCTACGTCATGTACACGCTAGTGCTGTGGGCGATCCCCATGGGCCTGATCAGCGCGGCCAATCCGGCCACGGCGAACGCGATCGCTACCGGCATGACCAGCTACCTGCGCGGGATCCCGAACGAACTCTACACGCTCTTCGGCACCGGCTACCTCGGCTACACCGCGGCCCGTACCTGGGGGAAGGTGAAGGGCGCGGAGAAGTAA
- a CDS encoding glycosyl hydrolase 108 family protein, translating into MDHGEQLIAELVDGLIEREGGFVDHPADRGGPTNFGITEAVARAHGYGGPMSLLPRGEAVTIYRRLYWSRPRFDQVATRSSRIASELFDTGANMGPGVATTFLQRALTALNRNGKDYPDLMPDGRIGPVTLGALDRFLSLRGRERGETVLMRALEALQGERYLRLAEKRPANEAFLYGWLANRLGNV; encoded by the coding sequence ATGGACCATGGCGAACAGTTGATCGCCGAACTGGTGGACGGCCTTATCGAGCGGGAGGGCGGCTTCGTCGACCATCCCGCTGATCGCGGCGGACCGACCAACTTCGGGATCACCGAAGCGGTCGCGCGGGCGCATGGCTATGGCGGGCCGATGTCGCTGCTGCCGCGCGGTGAGGCGGTGACCATTTACCGCCGTCTTTACTGGTCGCGGCCCCGCTTCGACCAGGTCGCCACCCGCTCCTCGCGCATCGCCTCCGAGCTGTTCGACACCGGCGCCAACATGGGGCCGGGCGTCGCCACCACTTTCCTGCAGCGTGCGCTGACCGCGCTCAATCGCAACGGCAAGGACTATCCCGACCTCATGCCCGATGGCCGCATCGGCCCGGTGACGCTCGGCGCCCTCGACCGCTTTCTCAGCCTTCGCGGGCGAGAGCGCGGCGAGACCGTGCTGATGCGCGCGCTCGAGGCGCTGCAGGGCGAGCGCTACCTCCGGCTCGCAGAGAAGCGGCCGGCGAACGAAGCCTTCCTTTACGGCTGGCTCGCCAACCGCCTCGGCAACGTCTGA
- a CDS encoding 2-dehydropantoate 2-reductase has translation MNGTMRVGVVGLGAIGGWLAARLALAGHDVTGFVRPERLSAGGIKLTADGRTSVAPVRLSADPAARGAQDLLVLATKATTLAEAAEWATPLIGSDTLVLPLQNGVPYWFEKDAPLESVDPGGRIAAVLPAAQVIAGVVHAAARRPSPDEIVLVHADKLALGEADGGSSDRVDRLVSTLARAGVPAVADPDVRRALWYKLWGNCTLNPLSALTRASCDRLLADPELRAFIAEGMNDAAAVGAAIGCPIAESSDARMAVTARLGPFKTSMLQDLEAGRPLELDALLGAPRELGRRYGVPTPALDRLDALARTLAKSLGLMPSCFR, from the coding sequence ATGAACGGAACGATGCGGGTCGGAGTTGTGGGGCTTGGCGCCATCGGCGGCTGGCTCGCTGCGAGGCTGGCGCTGGCGGGTCACGACGTGACCGGCTTCGTCCGGCCCGAGCGCCTGTCGGCGGGCGGCATCAAGCTGACGGCGGACGGAAGGACCAGTGTTGCTCCGGTTCGCCTGAGTGCCGATCCTGCTGCCCGCGGAGCTCAGGACCTGCTGGTCCTCGCCACCAAGGCGACCACGCTAGCCGAGGCCGCAGAGTGGGCGACCCCGTTGATCGGATCGGACACGCTGGTTCTTCCACTCCAGAATGGCGTGCCATATTGGTTCGAGAAGGATGCTCCGCTGGAGTCCGTGGACCCCGGCGGGCGGATTGCAGCAGTGCTCCCGGCGGCGCAGGTGATTGCTGGCGTGGTGCACGCCGCCGCGCGGCGCCCCAGCCCCGACGAGATCGTGCTTGTTCACGCCGACAAGCTGGCGCTTGGCGAAGCCGACGGTGGTTCCAGCGACCGGGTCGATCGGCTGGTGAGCACCCTGGCCCGTGCGGGCGTTCCGGCGGTCGCTGACCCCGATGTGCGCCGCGCCCTCTGGTACAAATTATGGGGCAACTGCACCCTCAATCCGCTCTCCGCCCTGACCCGCGCCAGCTGCGATCGCCTGCTGGCGGATCCTGAGCTGCGCGCCTTCATCGCGGAAGGAATGAACGATGCGGCGGCGGTCGGCGCTGCGATCGGCTGTCCCATCGCGGAAAGCAGTGACGCGCGGATGGCGGTGACGGCCCGGCTGGGCCCGTTCAAGACCAGCATGCTGCAAGACCTCGAAGCTGGGCGGCCGCTCGAACTGGATGCGCTGCTCGGTGCGCCGAGAGAGCTTGGTCGGCGGTACGGCGTGCCGACGCCAGCGCTTGACCGGCTGGATGCGCTCGCACGAACGCTTGCGAAAAGCCTGGGCCTTATGCCGAGCTGTTTCCGGTAA
- the msrA gene encoding peptide-methionine (S)-S-oxide reductase MsrA gives MSHRVIGLALAALLASAPASAAPAQRATAVLAGGCFWGLEGVYEHVKGVIDVTSGYAGGSAADANYPAVSSERTRHAEAVRITYDPTKISYGQLLQIFASVAHDPTQLNRQGPDEGTSYRSAIFPQNAAQAAAARAFLSSLAKSGTYKQPIVTRIENGGFYPAEAYHQNFMRKNPYYPYIVINDRPKVAELKRRFPQLYHD, from the coding sequence ATGAGCCACCGCGTGATCGGTCTGGCGCTCGCCGCCTTGCTGGCAAGCGCGCCCGCCAGCGCCGCTCCTGCGCAGCGTGCTACCGCCGTGCTCGCCGGTGGCTGCTTCTGGGGCCTCGAAGGCGTCTATGAACATGTGAAAGGCGTGATCGACGTCACGTCGGGCTACGCCGGCGGGAGCGCTGCCGACGCCAACTACCCGGCCGTCAGTAGCGAGCGTACGCGCCATGCGGAGGCGGTCAGGATCACCTATGATCCGACGAAGATCAGCTACGGCCAGCTGTTGCAGATTTTCGCCAGCGTTGCGCATGATCCGACCCAGCTCAATCGGCAGGGGCCCGACGAGGGGACCAGCTACCGCTCTGCTATCTTCCCACAGAATGCGGCTCAGGCGGCGGCGGCGCGGGCCTTCCTGTCAAGCTTGGCGAAGTCCGGCACCTACAAGCAGCCTATTGTGACCAGGATCGAGAACGGCGGCTTCTATCCGGCCGAAGCCTATCATCAGAACTTCATGCGCAAGAATCCCTATTATCCGTACATCGTGATCAATGACCGGCCAAAGGTGGCCGAACTGAAGCGACGGTTCCCCCAACTCTATCACGACTGA
- the msrB gene encoding peptide-methionine (R)-S-oxide reductase MsrB has translation MNSSIDRRALLGAAGLGVAGWAVLRPAPAMAGPFPVQKTPAQWRAQLGAARFEILRQAGTESPGSSPLNNEHRRGTFVCAGCNQPLFSSATKFDSGTGWPSFFRPLPNAVLTRTDRSLGMSRTEVLCRRCGGHLGHVFDDGPKPTGLRYCMNGLAMQFRAGAAA, from the coding sequence ATGAACTCGTCGATTGATCGTCGTGCCCTGCTCGGTGCCGCTGGCCTGGGCGTCGCTGGCTGGGCCGTGCTTCGGCCCGCACCGGCTATGGCCGGGCCGTTTCCGGTACAGAAGACGCCCGCGCAATGGCGCGCCCAGTTGGGGGCGGCGCGGTTCGAGATCCTGCGGCAAGCGGGGACGGAGAGCCCCGGCAGCAGCCCGCTCAATAACGAGCATCGCCGCGGCACCTTCGTCTGCGCCGGGTGCAACCAGCCGCTCTTCTCGTCGGCCACGAAGTTCGACAGCGGAACCGGCTGGCCAAGTTTCTTCCGGCCACTTCCGAACGCCGTGCTGACCCGCACCGACCGTTCGCTCGGCATGAGCCGGACTGAAGTCCTCTGCCGCCGCTGCGGCGGGCACCTCGGCCATGTGTTCGACGACGGGCCCAAGCCGACTGGCCTGCGCTACTGCATGAACGGTCTGGCCATGCAGTTCCGCGCCGGAGCCGCGGCATGA
- a CDS encoding anti-sigma factor, translating into MSPDEPTGDWQAAELALGLLEGADLIAARRRAAADPVFAAEVARWGERLAPLLDEIADVIPPADRWGRIAAALGGRQAGSAVNDNDMTLERRLAFWRRWSVGATSLAAALGLFLLVEPRSVPAPTPAQPVAEAPMVAAMAAKDSEARLVATWEPTARSLTVAAAGDMPNDGAHAHELWFIVAGAKPKSLGIMPLNGRMHAQVAAEIAAALHQGTVLAVSVEPAGGSPTGQPTGPVIASGPLLPT; encoded by the coding sequence ATGAGCCCCGACGAACCCACCGGCGACTGGCAGGCGGCCGAGCTGGCGCTGGGCCTGCTCGAAGGCGCCGACCTCATCGCCGCCCGCCGCCGGGCCGCGGCGGACCCTGTCTTCGCCGCGGAGGTGGCACGCTGGGGTGAGCGGCTGGCCCCCTTGCTGGACGAGATTGCCGACGTGATTCCGCCGGCCGACCGGTGGGGCCGCATCGCCGCCGCACTTGGCGGGCGGCAGGCAGGCTCGGCGGTCAATGATAACGACATGACCCTTGAGCGGCGGCTGGCATTCTGGCGCCGCTGGTCCGTCGGTGCGACATCGCTGGCCGCCGCGCTTGGCCTGTTCCTCCTCGTCGAGCCCCGCTCCGTGCCGGCTCCGACGCCCGCTCAGCCCGTCGCCGAGGCTCCAATGGTCGCCGCGATGGCGGCCAAGGACAGTGAGGCGCGCCTCGTCGCCACCTGGGAACCGACCGCCCGTAGCCTGACCGTGGCGGCGGCCGGAGACATGCCCAACGACGGCGCCCACGCACACGAACTCTGGTTCATCGTGGCCGGAGCCAAGCCGAAGTCGCTCGGCATCATGCCGCTCAACGGCCGGATGCACGCGCAGGTGGCCGCCGAGATCGCGGCTGCGCTGCACCAGGGAACCGTGCTCGCCGTGTCGGTCGAACCGGCAGGCGGATCGCCGACCGGACAGCCGACCGGGCCCGTCATTGCCTCGGGGCCGCTGCTTCCTACCTAA